A window of Methanoregula sp. genomic DNA:
TCGCAAGCAATGCCCGGGCTGCATAAAACATTGCATAATATGCACGGCTTACCGCATCGTTATAGTATCCGCCTTTCAGAAGATATTCAGCGGCCCCGAGTGTTTCTGCCGCAAGCGTGAGATCCCGTTCAGGCAACCGTGATCCCCTCTCTCAAGACATTCTGCCCGAACGGGGATGTACCGCTGAATGTTTTTGCGTTCATGACCTTGACCGACAAATAATCGCCGGTATCAACCATGATATCGAAAGCAAGGCCGGTCATTGCCCGCCAGCCTTCGTGTTCATCCCCATTCCAGAGCACCAGGAGATCGATATCCGAATCTGCGTTCGCATCACCCCTTGCTACTGACCCGTAGAGAATAATCTTGTCGATATGGGTAGTGTACCGCTCCTGTGCCTGCCGGACAAATTGCCGGATAACGGTTTCATACCGCTTCTGGATGGACATGTAGTTACGTATATGATCCTTCCCCAATTCACAATAAATACTTGCCGGTAACTTTTGTTCCGGTTTATCCTGATTATGGGGGATGAATTGGATTGTTATTCCGTGTTGTCTTTTTTCATGGTGCCGGCACAAACACTTGTAACCTCCTCAACCGGACTAAACGGGGCGCTCCCGCGAGCGCACCGCCATGCGGGAACCGGCCAGTAACCTACTGTGCACAAACCCTATAATAATCCCCGACCTATATCCCAGTACACAAAAGAGGTGAACTGATGGGCAAGGCAATTGAATGCATCTATGAGGATAATGTTCTCAAACCGGTTGGCAAGATCCAGCTTCGGGAGGGAGAGCGAATCCGGGTGACCATCGAGAAGAAGCTCAGCTTCGAGCCCATACAGTTAAAGAAGAAACTTACCTCGGAACGCATCAGCGCTCTTCGAGATGATTCATAGACCTCTTCTTAGATACCTCTTTTATTATCCCGCTGATCATTGAAACTGATACAACCCGGAGAGCACGGGATTTTTTCTCGTCATTCTCCGGTACCTGTGCAGTGAGCATGTCGGTCTATGAAGAGTCCTTTTTTGTAGGGCTCCGGATCATTGCGGAAGATGAATTCGGGATTACCGGTACAGCGAAACTAAAAGAGCACATTCTCAATAAAGGCTATGGGTTTGCTGACGAATTCACCCGCAATCTGAATGATGTATTCTCCGAACTCGCGATCGTTTCCGACTCATCGAATCTTTCCGCTATCACAGAAATTGCCCGCACCCACGCACTTTCTCAACGATGCGCTGATTGTCGCCACATGCAGGGAACATTCAATTCCGAAGATTGCAACATTCGATCGGGATTTTTCAAAGATTAAAGATCCGGTTCGCGTGAAAATCTAAACGCCTTCAGGTTTGAATTGATTAAAATCCTGAAAAAATCAGTTTTTTTTACATTTTTCTTTCCGGACAAACCTCCGCAAACTTACAACTCAGACACTCCCGTTGCGAAGGCCGGGCCGGAAAATCCCCATATTCATAGGAAGCATTCATCGCCGCGAATTCCCGGGGGATCATCTCCTGCACCTCGCTCAACTGATCTTCGAAGAAGGCATAGGGTTTCGTTGCACCGGTTTTCAAGAACACGAGTTCGGTGCCGATGTGATCGACATTCATCGTGTAATACTCCTTTGCCCAGAGCACATACGCCGCCATCTGGAGTTCTGACTCGTAATCGTCATCGTCCCGGCCGGTCTTCCAGTCCGTGATGATGAGCGTGCGATCCGGCATCCTCCCGGCAAAATCCACCTTGACCGTTACTCCCACATCCCCGATGTTGAAATGATCGAACGTCTCGTGCCGCAGGCATTCACGGTTCAAATAGTCTGGCCACTTCCCAAAGAATGTATGCAGGCAGGTCTTCCCGTTCTCATCGATGAACGTATAGAATGAACCCGGGATCTTCTCGCCATTGTGATATTCGGTGAATGTTTCGCCGCCAATATTTTTGTAGCGTAAAACTTTTTTTGTAAACTCATTCATTGCCCCGGCCTGATCCATCGGCTTGTTCTCGCAATGGCGTTGGATCTGCTGATCGATGATATCGTGAATGAGCTGGCCCTGGACAACGAATTTGGAGGTGAAGTTCTTGAGCCACCGGATCTTTTCGGGATCAACGACCGGGGCGGATTTGACGTAGGGAGCGATGTATTCAAAATAGTACTGGCGCTGGCACCGGTTCCAGACCCGGTGTTTGGTGAAGGACCAGGAATTTATTTTGAAGAAGAAGGGGTCCAGGTCGGCCATATATTTCTGTTGAGGACTGGTGCGAAATATCTTCCTCTTTTTACTCTGCTAAAAAAATTATGGAAATTCACCGTTCGCCCGCTGAAGAATTCCTCATGGGTTTTGAGCCCGTCGTATACCGGTGATTACCAAACGCCCCCTTTCCCCGCCCAACGACTGCACATCCCGGCTTCAGGATCCCTGCTTCATTACCTAACCGGAGCGATCACGATCCAACCTCCGCATAATCTCTTTTTCCCGCTCGATTTCTGCAACAAGTTCCTGCTCGCTGGGAAGATACAGTTTATACCAGGATGCAAAGAGCTGGTGACTATCCTTGAGAACCGAGTACCTGACGATAGTCTCGTCTTTTTCTGTACAGAGGATGATACCAATCGTTGGATTGTCCCCTTCGGTTTTAATCCGGTCCTCAAACAGCCGCACATACATGTCCATCTGTCCGATATCCTGGTGTGTCAGCTTTCCGGTCTTCAAGTCAATGAGGATGAAACATTTCAGGATATAATGATAGAAGACGAGGTCGATGTAAAACTCGGAAGTTTCCGTACAGATCCGGTACTGGCGCCCGACAAAGGAGAACCCCTTTCCCAGTTCCAGGAGGAAGTGCCGGAGTTTATCGATAAGGGCCTGCTCAAGCTCGTGTTCAAGGAAAGAATCTGAAGAAGGGATATGCAGGAATTCAAGGACATACGGATCCCTGATGAATTCCTCGGGGCTTTGACTATCCGGTATTTTCTTTTTCTGAACTGCGGGTTTTACGATCTTCCCGTCCCGGGTTTTCAACAACCGTTCATAAGAGAGTGAATCAATCTGCCGCTCAAGAGTCCGTACACTCCAGTTCTGGCTGATTCCTTCCCGGATATAATGTCGGCGGGCATCGGAATTTTCCACCCGCATCAGGAGCCGGTAATGAGACCAGCTCAATCCGCTACACACAGTGTAGCCAATCTCATCATCAGGGATGTTTCCTTGAGAATACCCTTTGGAAAATACAAGGTAGAACTGGCGGAAGTTCTTGAGGTTTACTATGGAAAAACCACGACCGAATTCACCGGTCAACCGCAGCGCAAGATCTTAAAAGGAGATGTGTCCCGGGCAGGAATCTCCGGTTGAGATCCTCTCTGGGGGTAGTTTCTTATCTCCCGGGAATTTTTGCTATAACCATACCGACAGGGAAATACGGGGGCGCAATCCGGAAAAAAGATCGACTTTTAGCAAAAAAAAGTTCAGCAGATCAGGTCACATTCTTGGAGACAATACCAGATATCCGTCTTACCAACGCAGTTGGCTTTACAGATATCGCATTTATAGCCCCACGTTGCGCCATTGTCGGGAGGTGTCACCTTTTGCTGCGGCAGGTCAACGGTATAATAGTGGGCTCCGGCTATACAACTCCCGGCAATTGCCAGGCAGACCATGAAGAGTACGAGCCGGGCAAGCGGTGACTGTGTGGATTGTGACAATGACATGGGGGATACCATCCTCTTTTTAACACGTTGTTATATCCTGTTTGGATGAAGGAGATATAAATATCACGAACCTGAAATTTTCCCATTGGTTTTTCCTAAAGGTAATCCTCCGGCGGCTTCACCCGCCCGGCAATCCGTATTATGAAGAGCAAATTAAAATACAGCAAACTTTAGGGGGTGCATCTCTCCCGTCCAGGACTGTTCAAAGGAGTTTTGCTTAAATAATATCACGCACATTTTCACATCATAAACAAATGCTGGAAGGATCTCTCATGCATTCGCCATCCTCGCGTACGATCTGGTTTTACACCGCAGTACTGGCAATGATTGCTTTTGCCCTGTTTGCGGTTGCTCCGGTATCGGCAGATGTCATACAACCGATCACCCCGACGAAAGTATACTTTGAGAATAACGGGACTCCGGTCAATGAACCGGTCACGTTCACCGTAAACTGTTACGGAAATCACCCTTCCGGGAGTTATCCCTCCCCGTCAAAGCCATCGGAACGGGAAAACGTCTTCTGGTTCTCTGCAACATGCCCGACATACGGGTGCACAATTTATCAGTATTACTCTGGCATTGAGGATCTGCATATCAATTCCTGCGATCTCGACGGGGAACTGAACGGTGAGCACTTCATCATCAGGAATTTTGCCAATACTCCCGGACCAGACTGCACCAGCCTGCACCAGGGTGACGCCTGCACCCTGCGGTTCGCCATTCCTCCCGAACGCTACGAGCCGGTCCCGACACCCCCCCGCACGCCAATGATAACTCCCCACAGCTACAGCTACCTTCCCCTGCCTGCGTATGTTGTTCTCGTTTCCCTTGTCCTTGCCGGAGGGCTGGCGGTGATGATCAGAAAGAAGAGAAACAGCTGATGCGATATTGCAGAGTATTTTTTCATTCCATTTATGGAAAAGGACACAACTACACAGAGTATTTTTCCTTATACGGTTTTTACCCCGGAATAAAAAATAGGGAAAAGTATATGCCGTGATTTCCTCTATTCAGATACGTGGACAATACAGTCCCGTCATACCAATCCATAGCCTGTGTTGTTCCCATGGTATCATGAACCTGTGTGAGGAGGACAAGAATGGAAAAACAGTTTAAGGTTATATGCCTGGTTGCGCTGGTGCTGCTTGTAGTTATCTTGCCCGTGGCTGCAATCCCGAGCGTCATTAAATCAGGTACCAGTACTTACGTGACTGGTGGTAACATGTTACAACCGAAGACAACATGGACAACATCAGATACGGGAAGTGATGGGAATATTGATGCATGGATACAAATCTCTCCCGGTACTTCCATGGCAGATGGTTCCCGGCCCCAGTTTACCTACCGGGTTTTCACGCCCGATGGGAAGGATTGGTTTAAAGATATCAATCCGACGCTGTGGAACGTTAATGTCGACGGCCAGATGGCCTATGTAGATCAGCCCGTTGATTTTTCGGATGTAAATTTTGGTTCGGGCAACAATCTCGAGTACGGACAGGCCAGGATGACGGTATACCGGTTTCAACCGGAGCACAATGCCGGCAAACCCTCTTACCAGTTTAACGGCCCATGGAAGGTTGATATGATTATCACCACTCCCATTCCCAATTCCGGTGGCGAGCGGGCGTATACCAAAGTTGCAACCCTGACATTCAATCTCAATGACGGGGGTGGAACGACCCTGCTGCCAACCACGACAACCCCGACACCCGTCCCGTCAAATCAGAAAATAATCATTGACGGTGAGAAATATGTTGACGCAAATGTCCAGAAGACCGGCGCACAATGGGACAGCACCGAGGAGAAGTGCCCGACCTGGCGGGGCAGTGACTGGTCGGGAACCGGTGACTACTATCTCTCCCATGGCGGGGACACGCTCACCTACCTGATAAATGCGCCTGCTACAGGAACGTACGTCATGTGGATGAGGGACTGGTCTGACACCAACCATGCGGCCGGAGACCGCCAGGTCACGGTTACTATTGACGGGGCAACGATCGGTACATTCGATGCAGCCTCCTCCTTCACTAAGGGGACCACGGGCTATGGCTGGGATAAATTCACCACGGTCAACCTCGGGGCCGGTTCGCACACCCTGAAAATAACCAAGAAAGATACCACCAGTTCGGCAGCAATTATTGATGACCTCTGGTTCTCATCCAATGTAAACGAGATCCCTGCGAGCTATACAACCCACAGCGTAGCGCTCTGTGCCGGTACAACACCCATAACCCCCACGCCCACCCAGAAAATAATCGTGGAGGGAGAGGACTATGTCGACGCAAATGTCCAGAAGACCGGTGCACAATGGGACAGCTCCGAAGAAAAATGCCCGACCTGGCGGGGCAGCGACTGGTCGGGAACCGGTGACTACTATCTCTCCCACGGCGGGGATACGCTCACCTATACAATCAATGCCCCTTCAGCGGGAACCTACGTCATGTGGATGAGGGACTGGTCTGACACCAACCATGCGACAGGAGACCGCCAGGTCACGGTCACGATTGACGGGGCAACGATCGGTACGTTCGATGCAGCGAACGCATTCAACCGGGGTACCACGGGCTATGGCTGGGACAAACTCTCTACGGTTAATCTCGGTGCGGGATCCCACACGATGAAAATAACCAAGAAAGATACCACCAGTTCAGCAGCAATCATTGACGAACTCTGGTTCTCATCCAATGTCAACGAGATCCCGGCAAGTTATACAACCCACAGTGAAGCGCTCTGTACTGTTACACGACCCATCGTCTATTGTACAGCTCCCCCATGTCCATCCGGAAAATTGGCCTGCCTGCTGAAAGACGGCTGCCCCGGAGGGTGTGGCTATTCGTGCGAGACCCCGGTAACTTCGGTTCCCCCGACGACATCCGGTATCGAAACCGCAGTTATCCTCCTTGCCCTCGGTATCGCTGTGGCTGTCATTGCAAAGAGAAAGGACTGATCCATTTTTTTCTTTTTTCATATACGGTAAATCGTGATGGATAGCCGGATAGGGGCTCTTGGTTGCGAGCATCATAGCGTCGCCTGAACCACACGAACAGCAGGCACTTGCCGGTCTCGTGCAGGCAGCCGGGGCGGATGCGATCGAGCTGAATGTCTCCAGTCTCCACGGGATGCCGGCACCGGGGGTACCATGCGATCTCGCTTCTGGACCGGCAGGTCATGATGGATGCGGGCCGGTGCGATGGGTGCAGCCTGTGCTCCTCTGTTTGTCCGGAAGGCGTGATTGTGATGCAGTGCTGTTCGTTAACCGGTATACTCCCCGCGATACTGCGATCCCGGAGCGGGTACAGGTACTACCGTTTAAAGTTGAGCGGGAAAACCCGGTGAGGAACAGGGCAATTCTGTGTCTTTTAAAAGACTAGGGATTTGAGGATATCCCTGGTTCCAGGATTCCGGTTCACCAGAACCCGCGACGAATTAAAAATCCTAATCGTGATTAGTACTAATCATGATTAGGAATTCATCGACCGCGAGGAAGAGTGTTGCTCGGGACGATGGTTATCTTGTTTTTGACAGCGCTGACCTGCAAGAGTCCTGACGGGCTCTTCCCCTCACTCTTCGCATTTCTTCCGGCACTCGTTAAGTTTCTGCGCAACGATACCCGTTGCGATGCCGGGCGTGACCCCGTATCCCGGCCCGATGCTGCCCGGCTCGTGGACCGGGTCGCAGATCATCGGGGTCGTGGCAGTGGGCTGGACGGTGGCAATCACGGTCGGTGCCGGGGTGGTATCCGGGATGTGGACCGGATCGCAGATGATGCCGCCGGGATCATGGACCGGGTCGCAGATCACCGTCATGCTCCGGACAATGAGATACCCGAGCCCGAGGGTGATTAAGGCGGCAATGGACGCAATGGCGATCTTGACGTTCCGGTTGTCGACCAGCGAGTCGATGAGGCAGGCCGCAAGGTAACTGACCACGAGTGTGATGACGACAAGGATGAGGATGTCGATGTCGGTAAGCATGAAGAGGAGCACGACAACAACGAAGAGCGGGAGGAGGAGCGTTACCGCTAAGATCAGTTTCAGCCCGTTGGGTTGCAGGAGACTGTCTGAAGCGGTCATTAGTTCATACTCGGTGTTGGGGATAATGAATTTTATCGTGGGGTCTAGACCCGGAAGATGCCCCGGAGCAGGGGCGAGTGCTGGAGAGCGCCGGGCACACCGGCGTGCCGGAACTTCTTTTCTGCGACCTGCAACCGGTTCATCCGCTGCGTGAGCGATGCGGCTTTGGCATTGAGCTCACTGCACCCGTTGCGGATGGAGCCTGCCAGCAGATCGATTTCTTCCCCGGGGTCCGGTTGTGCGGCGAGCGCGTACATCCGGAAGATGTGGTCGAGAACAAACGCGTTGCTCTCTGCGATCAGGGCATGGGTATCGGTGAGCACGCTCTCTGCTGCCGGGCCGGGCCAGAGGCGGTGCACGGTGTAGGCCCCGTACGCGAGTGCGATCATGCTGTGGGCAAGCATTGAATATCCGGCATCCGGGCGGCGGAATGTGGCAAGACTGATGCGGAAGAGCCGGTCAACGTCCGGGTCCCGTATCCGGTAGTCCCAGTTCGGCCAGCTCCCCTGCAGGAGACCCCCCTCCAGAACCTGCCGTTCCAGGGGCGAGCCTGCCACCACCTCGGCCCGCCCGAAATCGAACGGGTACTCCGGGTGCTTCTTCATGAAGAGGATGTTTGCGTTGATCTCGTCGAACGTTGCGTCCGGGTGGAAGATCAAGAGGTTGTAGGTCACGACCATGTTGTAGCGGCGGAGCAGCGTAAACGACCGGTCAATGTGGTCAACCTTTGAGCCCCGGATGAGGGCACGAAGGCCGGTCGCGCTTGCGTTCTCGACGCCTAAAAAAACCCCCGCAACGCCGAGCCGGTCGAGCCGGGCCGCGACTGCTTCGGTGATCGAGTCCGGCCGGGCCTTGATGAGAAAGGCAGTCTTTTCCAGATCGACCCCCTCTTTTCCGAGCACTGCCACCAGCTCGTCGAGCCTCGCGATGTTGTCTTCTTCCCGTGCCTGCAGGAAGTTGTCGTCATGGAACTGGAAGAGCCGCACGCCCTGCTTATGGTAGAGCCACGCGATCTCCTGTGCGATATTTCCTGTGCTCCGCAGGGCATGCCGCTTCCCGGTCTTTCCCGCATGGAACGCCCCGATGCAGCAGTAGGCGCACGACGCGTGCCAGCACCCCCGGCTCGCGACCAGCGTGGCGAAGTTCTCCCCGAGGCGCACCTGCGGGCGGTCGTTCCGGACCGGAAACGGCAGGGCATCGAGGTCCGGGAAGCGATCGATGCACGGGTTCTCGCGGAGTGCATCCCCGTCCCGGTACACGAGGTTTGCAACCGCCGCGATCTCCCGCATCCCCCCGAGGTGCTCCACAAGTTCGACCAGTGCCTGCTCCCCCTCGAACCGCACCACGCTGTCGATGCCGGGCTGGGTTTCCAGGATCTTCGCAAACTCAAACGTGGGGAAGTGCCCGCCGGTGGAGAGATGGCCGGTGTAGCCGCTCTCCCGGATTGTCCGGATGAGCTCGAAGAAGGCCGGCGCCCGGCTCTGGAATGCCATCGAGACGGCGATCAGGTCCGGCCTGAACTTTTGTATCCGTGCGAGGACCCCCGGTGTGTCTGCCGGGGCGGAGAAGGAGGCGATCCCGATCGCATGGCCGGCCTGCACGAGCGAGGCTGCCGGGTAGCGCACCGAGAGGTTCTCCTCGTCTTCGGAGGCGATGAAGAGGATTTTTTGGTGGGCTTCCGGCATGATGATCCGGGTTTTGGAAGGGGGGAGGGATTAATGTAGCGGTGGGGGGTGCATCTGTTTTTCTCTTAGATCCCATTTGGTCTCTCTATTGAGACGGCTGGGGTGGCGAGGTCCGGATGTCGAGGCACTCAGGGGCCGTGCCGTTCCGCGTATCGGCACGCATACCTCTCTCTCCCGGAGCGAGTCCCGTTTCGCCACCACAGGTTTTCCCGAACGGTGCACATCCTGCGGCCGCTGTGTGGTGGCGTGCCGGGACGGGGGATACCATGCGATCTCGTTGCGGGAACAGGAAGTGGTGATTGATCGCAACCGGTGCGATGGGTGCAGTTTGTGCTCGCATCTTTGTCCGGAAGGCGTGATCGTTATGCAGGTCCGGGGGTGAGGGGGTTGTACCGGGGGTAGCCGGGTTTTTCCCGGTATTTCTATTTTCTATCGTTTTGACGAAATTATTGGTTGGCTGCTTTTCTCGTTTCTGCTTTTTTGTGCTCGGTTGGATCGTGGCCCGGTGGTGGCGAGGCTTTGATGCCGGAGAGGGGGATGAGGGGTTTTGCAACCCCCGTTTTACCATTGACTGGGTTCAGTCTTCCGGCCACGTATAAAAAAATGAAACTGCCGTTGTGAATTCAAGGACTTTCATTTTCAAGCAGCCACTTCCAGAGCGGGATGCAGGAAATATTTCCCTCCTCCGCCTCGTAATCTTTGGTAAGTATCAGGAGCTCGTTTACCTTCCCGTCAAATTCCCCGGCAAATTCCCGCAGGCCTTCATATTCACGTTCTGGAATCTCATCACTGTAGCAGACATTGATTGCAGTCAGGGTGTTGTCGCTGGACCTGATGACAAAATCCACTTCACGGACTCCCTTCCAGTAATACGGGGTCTGGCCGGAC
This region includes:
- a CDS encoding PD-(D/E)XK nuclease family protein; translated protein: MADLDPFFFKINSWSFTKHRVWNRCQRQYYFEYIAPYVKSAPVVDPEKIRWLKNFTSKFVVQGQLIHDIIDQQIQRHCENKPMDQAGAMNEFTKKVLRYKNIGGETFTEYHNGEKIPGSFYTFIDENGKTCLHTFFGKWPDYLNRECLRHETFDHFNIGDVGVTVKVDFAGRMPDRTLIITDWKTGRDDDDYESELQMAAYVLWAKEYYTMNVDHIGTELVFLKTGATKPYAFFEDQLSEVQEMIPREFAAMNASYEYGDFPARPSQRECLSCKFAEVCPERKM
- a CDS encoding nucleotidyltransferase domain-containing protein, which gives rise to MSIQKRYETVIRQFVRQAQERYTTHIDKIILYGSVARGDANADSDIDLLVLWNGDEHEGWRAMTGLAFDIMVDTGDYLSVKVMNAKTFSGTSPFGQNVLREGITVA
- a CDS encoding 4Fe-4S dicluster-binding protein; this translates as MRRLGWRGPDVEALRGRAVPRIGTHTSLSRSESRFATTGFPERCTSCGRCVVACRDGGYHAISLREQEVVIDRNRCDGCSLCSHLCPEGVIVMQVRG
- a CDS encoding antitoxin family protein → MGKAIECIYEDNVLKPVGKIQLREGERIRVTIEKKLSFEPIQLKKKLTSERISALRDDS
- a CDS encoding PDDEXK nuclease domain-containing protein; protein product: MTGEFGRGFSIVNLKNFRQFYLVFSKGYSQGNIPDDEIGYTVCSGLSWSHYRLLMRVENSDARRHYIREGISQNWSVRTLERQIDSLSYERLLKTRDGKIVKPAVQKKKIPDSQSPEEFIRDPYVLEFLHIPSSDSFLEHELEQALIDKLRHFLLELGKGFSFVGRQYRICTETSEFYIDLVFYHYILKCFILIDLKTGKLTHQDIGQMDMYVRLFEDRIKTEGDNPTIGIILCTEKDETIVRYSVLKDSHQLFASWYKLYLPSEQELVAEIEREKEIMRRLDRDRSG
- a CDS encoding 4Fe-4S binding protein, which translates into the protein MDAGRCDGCSLCSSVCPEGVIVMQCCSLTGILPAILRSRSGYRYYRLKLSGKTR
- a CDS encoding carbohydrate-binding protein, with amino-acid sequence MEKQFKVICLVALVLLVVILPVAAIPSVIKSGTSTYVTGGNMLQPKTTWTTSDTGSDGNIDAWIQISPGTSMADGSRPQFTYRVFTPDGKDWFKDINPTLWNVNVDGQMAYVDQPVDFSDVNFGSGNNLEYGQARMTVYRFQPEHNAGKPSYQFNGPWKVDMIITTPIPNSGGERAYTKVATLTFNLNDGGGTTLLPTTTTPTPVPSNQKIIIDGEKYVDANVQKTGAQWDSTEEKCPTWRGSDWSGTGDYYLSHGGDTLTYLINAPATGTYVMWMRDWSDTNHAAGDRQVTVTIDGATIGTFDAASSFTKGTTGYGWDKFTTVNLGAGSHTLKITKKDTTSSAAIIDDLWFSSNVNEIPASYTTHSVALCAGTTPITPTPTQKIIVEGEDYVDANVQKTGAQWDSSEEKCPTWRGSDWSGTGDYYLSHGGDTLTYTINAPSAGTYVMWMRDWSDTNHATGDRQVTVTIDGATIGTFDAANAFNRGTTGYGWDKLSTVNLGAGSHTMKITKKDTTSSAAIIDELWFSSNVNEIPASYTTHSEALCTVTRPIVYCTAPPCPSGKLACLLKDGCPGGCGYSCETPVTSVPPTTSGIETAVILLALGIAVAVIAKRKD
- a CDS encoding cobalamin-dependent protein (Presence of a B(12) (cobalamin)-binding domain implies dependence on cobalamin itself, in one of its several forms, or in some unusual lineages, dependence on a cobalamin-like analog.), which gives rise to MPEAHQKILFIASEDEENLSVRYPAASLVQAGHAIGIASFSAPADTPGVLARIQKFRPDLIAVSMAFQSRAPAFFELIRTIRESGYTGHLSTGGHFPTFEFAKILETQPGIDSVVRFEGEQALVELVEHLGGMREIAAVANLVYRDGDALRENPCIDRFPDLDALPFPVRNDRPQVRLGENFATLVASRGCWHASCAYCCIGAFHAGKTGKRHALRSTGNIAQEIAWLYHKQGVRLFQFHDDNFLQAREEDNIARLDELVAVLGKEGVDLEKTAFLIKARPDSITEAVAARLDRLGVAGVFLGVENASATGLRALIRGSKVDHIDRSFTLLRRYNMVVTYNLLIFHPDATFDEINANILFMKKHPEYPFDFGRAEVVAGSPLERQVLEGGLLQGSWPNWDYRIRDPDVDRLFRISLATFRRPDAGYSMLAHSMIALAYGAYTVHRLWPGPAAESVLTDTHALIAESNAFVLDHIFRMYALAAQPDPGEEIDLLAGSIRNGCSELNAKAASLTQRMNRLQVAEKKFRHAGVPGALQHSPLLRGIFRV